A genomic region of Chlorobaculum parvum NCIB 8327 contains the following coding sequences:
- a CDS encoding Flp family type IVb pilin, which yields MLKRESLQKGVTTIEYALLASLVAIISILAIGDVGDQLVILFNAVVNAFPG from the coding sequence ATGCTAAAGAGGGAGAGCTTGCAAAAAGGTGTAACCACAATTGAGTATGCATTGTTAGCTTCTTTGGTTGCTATTATTTCGATTTTGGCTATTGGGGATGTTGGGGATCAGTTGGTAATTCTTTTTAATGCTGTTGTAAACGCCTTTCCTGGTTAG
- a CDS encoding prepilin peptidase yields the protein MSLGNILHVFWTQWPWLIAGALVGFWLVPFGRMIPSKVLRGAQVQLHEWLGPGGGLEQPVSFGRRLWVPVVNASLWGYAAAAFTSATFWAVLLWACLSSTLVLLALIDWDTTLLPDLVVLPLGIVGMVSSYAGFTSHTLLVSTVSAAVVFGLLGGLAWAFQRIKGVSGVGGGDLKLLAALATWYGVIGVFYVVLLGSVVTVIWHLVWRRFKGFDPQAEWPFGPALVLAALVWLVGSLYPLLG from the coding sequence ATGAGTCTTGGCAACATTTTGCATGTCTTTTGGACTCAATGGCCTTGGCTTATTGCCGGTGCATTGGTGGGGTTTTGGCTGGTTCCTTTTGGTCGCATGATTCCGAGCAAAGTGTTGCGGGGTGCACAAGTTCAATTGCATGAATGGCTTGGACCAGGTGGAGGCCTGGAGCAGCCCGTTTCGTTTGGTCGACGCCTTTGGGTGCCGGTCGTTAATGCCAGTTTGTGGGGCTATGCGGCAGCCGCCTTTACCTCCGCTACATTTTGGGCCGTGTTGTTATGGGCCTGTTTGTCCAGTACTCTTGTGTTACTTGCCCTCATTGACTGGGATACGACTCTGCTGCCGGATTTGGTTGTTTTGCCGTTAGGAATAGTCGGCATGGTCAGCAGTTATGCCGGATTTACCTCGCACACTCTTCTCGTAAGTACAGTGTCTGCGGCTGTGGTGTTTGGGCTGCTTGGGGGGCTTGCCTGGGCATTTCAGCGCATCAAAGGGGTTAGTGGTGTTGGTGGTGGCGATCTTAAACTCTTAGCCGCACTAGCGACTTGGTATGGCGTTATCGGCGTATTTTATGTAGTGTTATTGGGCAGTGTCGTTACTGTGATCTGGCATTTGGTGTGGCGTCGTTTCAAGGGCTTTGATCCCCAAGCCGAATGGCCTTTTGGTCCTGCCCTGGTACTGGCCGCGCTGGTATGGCTTGTCGGCTCTTTATATCCTCTCCTAGGTTGA
- a CDS encoding type II secretion system F family protein, translated as MTTFLISFFAFAAVILIVLFAYGVWVNFFDPSNKAKRKRLKSIKSAVQWGGQSPSIAQINQNDSDLEIWLRSHYRVFVRLENLLHRARSPFSALRLLGIMSAVFILVVMLGLLVHTNPIVLFVLAVAFASSPLLWLSRQANKRRQAFSEKLPEALDYVTRSLRAGHSLTSAIGIVGKEFPGPIGQEFKIVFDEISFGIPFKEAMDRLADRVESVDLNFFVISLEIQHETGGNLTELLEGLAKTIRERFKLRGKVRTLSAEGRISALVLGSMPFILTAILTVINPEYTSVLWSTPQGHTLIMVMAVLMALGFFSLNRISQIKV; from the coding sequence ATGACGACGTTTTTGATCTCTTTTTTTGCTTTTGCGGCGGTTATCCTGATCGTGCTGTTTGCCTATGGGGTATGGGTCAATTTTTTTGATCCTAGCAACAAAGCCAAAAGAAAGCGTTTGAAGTCGATCAAAAGCGCTGTTCAATGGGGCGGGCAAAGTCCCAGCATTGCGCAAATCAACCAGAATGACAGTGACCTCGAAATATGGTTACGTTCGCATTACAGAGTATTTGTTCGGCTTGAAAACCTGCTTCACCGTGCCCGTAGTCCGTTTAGCGCCTTGCGTTTATTGGGGATCATGAGTGCCGTGTTTATTTTGGTTGTGATGCTCGGGCTCTTGGTCCATACGAACCCGATTGTTCTTTTTGTGTTAGCTGTTGCTTTTGCCAGCAGTCCGTTACTCTGGTTATCTCGACAGGCTAACAAACGTCGCCAGGCTTTCTCAGAAAAACTTCCGGAAGCGCTCGATTATGTTACGCGTTCTCTGCGTGCTGGCCACAGCCTTACCTCGGCTATTGGCATCGTGGGTAAGGAGTTCCCTGGCCCTATAGGGCAAGAATTCAAAATTGTTTTCGATGAAATCAGCTTTGGCATTCCATTCAAAGAAGCTATGGATCGGTTAGCTGACCGTGTCGAAAGCGTAGATCTTAATTTTTTTGTCATCTCTCTTGAGATCCAGCACGAAACTGGTGGCAACCTCACTGAACTGCTTGAGGGGTTGGCCAAAACTATTCGTGAGCGCTTCAAACTGCGCGGAAAAGTTCGCACGCTCTCAGCCGAAGGACGTATATCAGCCTTGGTGCTGGGCAGTATGCCATTTATTCTAACAGCTATTCTCACTGTAATAAACCCTGAATATACTTCGGTGCTCTGGAGCACTCCCCAAGGCCACACACTGATCATGGTCATGGCGGTGCTTATGGCCCTTGGATTCTTTTCGCTCAATCGCATCAGCCAGATAAAGGTTTAA
- a CDS encoding pilus assembly protein TadG-related protein yields the protein MILLRQNKLPNGQRGAVTIMFAIFLVVLLGFAALALDLGRMNLTKVQLQSAADAAALGGAGSLVNSSLSTYDWDAAEQKGLVLAQHNIVNGEQIQQATIEAGYWNSSDGFRHHGTSGVPVTGDVPAVRATVALTSTQNNGPLKLFFAPFLGINESNIPASAIAAIYPPAGGVGMFPFTLGKDVFNNFWDSETQTPKTEDPFMVNLETYYPKGGMGTWTSLTEEIGGGSSDVTTIGGIFWDKKDDTPIRTTIPMKLGQEIWVADGDMSILYKNKQYEFPIGEPIVIPVIENVDPGSWQPIVAFAGFVIDSSHSQGTHSYITGHFIDATTIPGLIPGNGSGVPYGAFTPPYLVQ from the coding sequence ATGATACTTTTACGCCAAAATAAACTGCCGAATGGTCAGCGTGGTGCTGTTACCATTATGTTTGCCATTTTTTTAGTGGTATTGTTGGGCTTTGCCGCATTGGCTCTTGACCTGGGCCGCATGAACCTGACCAAAGTCCAGCTTCAAAGCGCAGCCGATGCTGCTGCTTTGGGTGGTGCGGGATCGCTTGTTAACTCGTCGCTCTCAACCTACGATTGGGACGCGGCAGAGCAAAAGGGACTGGTGCTTGCACAACACAATATTGTCAATGGCGAGCAGATTCAGCAAGCGACGATTGAAGCCGGATACTGGAACTCATCGGATGGTTTTCGCCACCATGGCACATCAGGTGTTCCCGTTACCGGAGATGTTCCCGCTGTGCGTGCTACGGTTGCTCTCACCAGCACCCAAAATAATGGGCCTTTAAAGTTGTTTTTCGCTCCTTTTCTTGGTATCAACGAAAGTAATATTCCGGCCAGTGCCATTGCCGCTATATACCCACCTGCAGGCGGCGTGGGCATGTTTCCTTTTACCCTCGGCAAGGATGTCTTCAACAATTTTTGGGACAGCGAGACGCAAACTCCTAAAACGGAGGATCCTTTCATGGTCAATCTTGAAACATATTATCCGAAAGGTGGTATGGGTACATGGACTTCTTTGACAGAAGAGATCGGTGGGGGATCAAGTGACGTCACAACAATTGGTGGTATTTTTTGGGACAAAAAGGATGATACTCCCATCAGGACAACGATACCGATGAAACTTGGACAGGAAATTTGGGTCGCAGACGGCGACATGTCTATACTGTACAAGAATAAACAATATGAGTTTCCTATCGGCGAACCGATTGTTATACCTGTTATTGAAAATGTTGATCCTGGAAGCTGGCAACCAATTGTCGCTTTTGCCGGCTTTGTTATTGATTCCTCTCATTCTCAAGGAACCCACAGCTATATTACTGGCCATTTTATTGATGCGACTACGATTCCAGGTCTCATTCCGGGCAATGGCAGCGGTGTTCCGTACGGCGCATTCACTCCTCCCTATTTAGTACAATAA
- a CDS encoding CpaF family protein: MGTLKDQIARWNLSTKRGSGAPESESSTFPEKTDIVEAPTQPVAAKKNNATRVDDFYATKTKLHQKLLSRIDLDSIEALTPEQLRNELGVLLTALIDEEAMPLNHQERARVVADLKNEIMGLGPLEPLLADPTISEIMVNGHQNVYIERRGRIELTDIRFSDDAHLMKIIDKIVSRVGRRIDESVPLADARLPDGSRVNAIIPPLALDGPSLTIRRFAVVPLQMPDLLEKNTLTPAMAELLSALVKVKCNIIISGGTGSGKTTLLNILSGYIPQSERIVTIEDTAELQLQQDHVVRLETRPPNIEGKGEITMRALVKNSLRMRPDRIVLGEVRSSEVIDMLQAMNTGHDGSLTTIHANTPRDAMARLENLVGLGGINLPSKALRQLIASSVQFIIQISRLSDGTRKVTSIQELIGMEGDVITTQEIYNFKRTGTTPDGLVEGLFSATGVRPKVAEKIHTYGIVLSDGMFTPAEVNL; encoded by the coding sequence ATGGGAACGCTTAAAGATCAAATAGCTCGCTGGAACCTCTCTACAAAACGTGGTTCAGGTGCTCCTGAATCTGAGTCGTCCACTTTCCCTGAAAAAACTGATATTGTTGAGGCTCCAACTCAACCAGTAGCGGCTAAAAAAAATAATGCCACAAGAGTGGATGACTTTTATGCAACCAAAACCAAGTTGCATCAAAAGTTACTCAGCCGTATAGATCTTGACTCCATAGAGGCTCTTACCCCTGAGCAGCTTCGTAATGAGCTGGGAGTATTGCTTACTGCGCTCATTGATGAGGAGGCCATGCCTCTTAATCATCAAGAGCGTGCCAGAGTTGTGGCTGACCTGAAAAACGAAATCATGGGTTTGGGGCCTTTGGAGCCCTTGTTGGCAGATCCTACTATTTCTGAAATCATGGTCAACGGGCACCAGAACGTCTATATCGAAAGACGGGGGCGCATTGAGCTCACTGATATTCGCTTCAGCGATGACGCCCACCTCATGAAGATCATCGACAAGATCGTTTCTCGTGTGGGCCGGCGAATCGATGAGTCTGTTCCCCTTGCAGATGCTCGCTTGCCAGATGGGTCGCGTGTCAATGCTATCATTCCTCCGCTGGCTCTTGATGGCCCATCACTCACTATTCGTCGTTTTGCAGTTGTTCCTCTGCAAATGCCAGATCTTCTTGAAAAGAATACTCTTACACCCGCCATGGCTGAATTGTTATCAGCTCTGGTTAAAGTCAAGTGTAACATCATTATATCAGGTGGTACTGGTTCGGGTAAAACTACGTTGCTCAATATTTTATCTGGCTATATTCCCCAAAGCGAACGAATTGTTACCATCGAAGATACTGCCGAACTCCAGCTGCAGCAGGATCACGTTGTTCGCTTGGAAACACGGCCGCCCAATATCGAAGGTAAAGGCGAAATCACCATGCGTGCGCTAGTAAAAAACTCTTTGCGTATGCGCCCTGATCGCATTGTGCTTGGTGAGGTTCGTAGCTCTGAAGTGATCGATATGCTACAAGCCATGAACACCGGTCACGATGGTTCGCTTACCACTATTCACGCCAATACTCCGCGAGATGCGATGGCCCGTCTCGAAAACCTTGTTGGACTGGGGGGAATCAATCTGCCCAGCAAGGCCCTGCGCCAGCTTATTGCTTCGTCGGTTCAATTTATCATTCAGATTTCACGACTCTCTGATGGCACCCGAAAGGTCACGAGTATCCAGGAGCTTATCGGCATGGAAGGCGATGTCATTACTACTCAGGAAATCTATAACTTCAAGCGTACCGGTACTACTCCGGATGGATTAGTCGAGGGACTCTTCAGTGCCACAGGGGTGCGTCCAAAAGTTGCAGAAAAAATCCATACTTATGGCATTGTGCTCAGTGATGGTATGTTCACCCCAGCTGAAGTTAACCTCTAA
- a CDS encoding Flp family type IVb pilin translates to MSTNFYAIKLFVEALLSKYFGVKSQKGVTMIEYALIAALIAVIAIATITTVGTNLNSVFNRVGTALN, encoded by the coding sequence ATGTCAACTAATTTCTATGCCATCAAATTGTTTGTTGAAGCTTTGCTCAGCAAGTATTTCGGTGTGAAGTCGCAAAAAGGTGTTACTATGATTGAGTACGCCTTGATTGCTGCTTTGATTGCTGTCATTGCTATTGCGACGATTACCACTGTTGGTACCAATCTCAATTCCGTTTTCAATAGGGTTGGTACTGCTCTTAACTAA
- a CDS encoding TadE/TadG family type IV pilus assembly protein yields the protein MKAIHADVAKFRTPVNAGVQSQKGNALIEFAFVLPVFLVLLFGMVTFSLGIYDKTVLTMATREGARAGAVYDAGNYDSDGDLDVTSVQTKARNATLAVLANKLISFGSKTPTVDNPSITGDILTVTAHLNYTGIFFLTGGQDISATSSMRIEALQSYASP from the coding sequence ATGAAAGCCATTCACGCAGATGTTGCCAAATTCAGGACGCCAGTGAATGCTGGCGTCCAATCGCAAAAGGGGAATGCGTTAATTGAATTTGCGTTCGTTCTGCCCGTCTTTCTGGTTCTCCTTTTTGGAATGGTTACTTTTTCTCTGGGCATTTATGACAAAACCGTGCTTACTATGGCTACACGAGAGGGCGCTCGTGCTGGAGCCGTATACGATGCAGGCAATTATGACAGCGATGGTGATCTTGATGTGACGAGCGTACAAACCAAAGCACGCAATGCCACCTTGGCTGTTTTAGCTAATAAGCTTATCTCTTTTGGGAGTAAGACCCCTACCGTGGACAACCCGAGCATTACAGGTGATATTCTTACTGTAACTGCGCATCTCAATTATACTGGCATTTTCTTTTTGACAGGGGGCCAGGATATTTCGGCTACATCAAGCATGAGGATTGAGGCTTTGCAATCATATGCATCACCATGA
- a CDS encoding AAA family ATPase: MNIAVYSSQPWEVDDTQIELNQHQVVRLVGEPGEMVRKIKSKNPDLVLVVGFDCNDANYLRELEKLCLTLSNAAIVTLHPQAQPEQLRSLMRAGVREVIDDSTPKTLQQVIGRALIRSKGSHIIQNHVFGFVSSKGGDGSSCIVANLAYALSQVPNTRVLAVDVSLPFGDLDMYLTGETHPDDLADISSQSERLDQSLLDSMVQHVSPTLDLIPMPTTFEKIITIEPERVSELIHIASNFYDYILVDFGISLDRIGIWVAEYLDELCIVSTPSLPSLRGAGQVLKLCKEFEKPIARIENILNRFDNNARISGAEIEKVIGRPINKSLPSDTDAVEAALLIGQPFVKEAPKSKLSQSIFDWAADLTGNSQPKRSLWERLKIK; encoded by the coding sequence ATGAATATTGCTGTTTACTCTTCCCAGCCCTGGGAAGTTGATGATACACAAATTGAATTGAATCAACACCAGGTTGTGCGTTTGGTTGGCGAGCCAGGGGAGATGGTGCGAAAAATCAAGAGCAAAAACCCCGATCTCGTTTTGGTGGTCGGTTTTGACTGCAACGACGCCAATTACCTGCGAGAGCTGGAGAAGCTTTGCCTGACTCTATCGAATGCTGCTATTGTAACTCTGCATCCGCAAGCACAGCCTGAACAGTTGCGCTCACTTATGCGTGCGGGTGTACGTGAAGTTATTGATGACAGCACACCAAAAACCCTGCAACAGGTTATCGGACGCGCCCTCATTCGTTCCAAGGGCTCGCATATTATCCAGAATCATGTTTTTGGATTTGTTTCTTCAAAAGGGGGTGATGGCAGCTCTTGCATTGTTGCCAATTTGGCTTATGCACTTTCTCAGGTGCCCAATACCCGCGTACTTGCAGTTGATGTCTCTTTACCTTTTGGTGATCTTGACATGTATCTCACTGGAGAGACCCATCCTGATGATTTGGCAGACATCTCGAGTCAATCTGAAAGGCTTGACCAGTCGCTACTCGACAGCATGGTGCAGCATGTCAGCCCCACGCTTGATCTCATTCCCATGCCAACCACGTTCGAGAAAATTATTACTATCGAACCTGAGCGCGTGAGTGAGCTTATTCACATTGCTTCAAATTTTTACGACTACATTCTGGTTGATTTTGGTATATCTCTTGACCGCATAGGCATTTGGGTTGCAGAGTACCTTGACGAATTATGCATTGTATCGACCCCTTCGTTACCGTCGCTGCGAGGGGCAGGACAAGTCCTCAAGCTTTGTAAAGAGTTTGAAAAACCTATTGCTCGCATTGAGAATATTCTTAACCGATTTGACAACAATGCGCGCATCTCCGGCGCCGAAATCGAAAAAGTCATTGGCAGACCAATTAATAAAAGCCTGCCCTCTGATACTGACGCGGTGGAGGCTGCCCTCCTGATCGGTCAGCCCTTCGTGAAAGAGGCTCCCAAATCAAAACTTTCTCAATCTATTTTCGATTGGGCCGCTGACCTTACAGGTAACAGTCAACCAAAACGCTCGCTATGGGAACGCTTAAAGATCAAATAG
- a CDS encoding type II secretion system F family protein, with translation MPTTLQILTIVLSGAAVASVVFAFYSLGVDNAFKKRLTQIFSGSGAPPADKPSSKPVKSQRVATVVNILSKLSLPDEGWQSSAVRVKFLQAGIRNQNAPQYYFAIKTLLTLVFPVLLALFLVLNQPKLQLIHIILFALLTAAAGYYLPELLLRFITQRRIERMRNGLPDMIELMVICTEAGMSIDAASTRISREMARSYPDLSQEFYLSSLEMRAGATRLDALRNMALRVGLEELEDLVSVLIQADKFGTSLADSLRVHSDVMRTRRSQRAEELANKVPVKMLLPLILFIFPTLLMVLLGPAIIQLLDVLSKQ, from the coding sequence ATGCCAACCACCCTACAAATTCTGACTATTGTGCTTTCAGGGGCCGCTGTTGCTTCGGTTGTGTTTGCTTTTTACAGTTTGGGAGTTGACAACGCCTTTAAAAAACGTCTTACCCAGATTTTTAGTGGTAGTGGGGCGCCTCCGGCCGATAAGCCTTCTTCCAAGCCGGTCAAAAGCCAGAGAGTCGCCACAGTTGTCAACATTCTTTCGAAACTTTCGCTTCCTGATGAAGGTTGGCAAAGTTCCGCTGTTCGTGTCAAATTTTTGCAAGCTGGCATTCGAAACCAAAACGCCCCTCAATACTACTTTGCTATTAAAACCTTACTTACCCTGGTTTTTCCTGTCTTGCTCGCTTTGTTTTTGGTATTAAACCAGCCTAAGCTTCAGCTGATTCATATCATTCTCTTTGCGCTGCTCACCGCAGCAGCTGGCTATTATCTGCCCGAGTTACTGCTTCGTTTTATTACTCAAAGACGCATTGAACGCATGCGTAACGGTCTGCCAGACATGATTGAACTCATGGTCATCTGCACTGAGGCGGGGATGAGCATCGACGCTGCATCAACCCGCATTTCGCGTGAAATGGCCCGTTCTTACCCCGACCTGTCTCAGGAATTTTACCTGTCTTCCCTTGAAATGCGTGCAGGCGCTACCCGTCTCGACGCCTTGCGCAACATGGCATTACGCGTAGGTCTTGAGGAACTTGAGGATCTTGTTTCCGTGCTTATACAGGCCGACAAATTTGGTACAAGCTTGGCGGATTCATTGCGCGTGCACTCAGATGTTATGCGTACGCGCCGCTCCCAACGTGCTGAAGAGCTTGCCAACAAAGTTCCTGTCAAAATGTTGCTGCCGCTTATCCTTTTTATTTTCCCTACGCTTTTAATGGTGCTGCTGGGACCAGCAATCATTCAGCTTCTTGATGTCTTATCCAAGCAATAA
- the cpaB gene encoding Flp pilus assembly protein CpaB has translation MKKPVIIAIALVLGAMAAYIAARMSTVQTDGSEAKVVIVAMPIDAGKVIAPDQIKAVQWPSSAVPLNAFARTADVVGRVARVSMIAGEPVLPDKLALKGAKGGLASTLPEGKRAITVKVNEVIAVAGFALPGSYVDILVNGKDDNRRSFSRTVLSRVKVLAVDQVTTGDPDKPKLVNAVTVELSPREAEKLDLARNIGNLSLVLRNELDTAEVNSEGVRLPDIVHPQATGDITSSPDVQVVSPRQNRGPEEIRGTSRESVATP, from the coding sequence GTGAAAAAACCAGTTATCATTGCCATCGCACTCGTTCTGGGTGCGATGGCCGCTTACATAGCTGCTCGCATGAGTACTGTTCAGACTGATGGTTCAGAGGCTAAGGTTGTTATTGTCGCTATGCCGATTGACGCTGGTAAGGTTATTGCGCCTGACCAGATTAAAGCTGTTCAGTGGCCAAGCTCGGCTGTTCCATTGAATGCGTTTGCTCGGACTGCTGATGTTGTCGGTCGGGTTGCGCGTGTCTCTATGATTGCTGGTGAGCCTGTTTTGCCAGATAAGTTGGCTCTCAAGGGAGCAAAAGGGGGCTTGGCCTCAACGCTTCCTGAGGGAAAACGCGCCATTACGGTCAAGGTAAATGAGGTTATTGCTGTTGCCGGGTTTGCTTTGCCTGGTAGCTACGTGGATATTCTGGTAAATGGTAAAGATGATAATCGCAGGTCTTTTTCGCGAACGGTGTTGTCGCGTGTTAAGGTGTTGGCGGTTGATCAGGTGACTACTGGAGACCCTGATAAACCAAAATTGGTTAATGCTGTAACCGTTGAGCTTTCTCCGCGAGAAGCCGAAAAGCTTGATCTCGCTCGCAACATTGGAAATCTTTCTTTGGTTTTGCGTAATGAACTTGATACCGCTGAAGTAAACTCTGAAGGCGTGCGCCTTCCCGATATTGTGCACCCGCAGGCCACTGGTGACATCACCTCTTCGCCTGATGTGCAGGTTGTGTCTCCACGTCAAAACCGTGGACCTGAAGAAATTCGTGGCACGAGCCGCGAGTCTGTTGCCACCCCATAG
- a CDS encoding type II and III secretion system protein family protein, with translation MQMKLTCLKRFACKTAALAVLVGAFPMAVIAAPSTYRVSEGESRVYRMGSPIKRVAVGNPEIADYIILNPTELYLLGKKTGATNLIVWDQNGNSASTPLQVSRNVEPIKDLIRTVLPNETDIHIYSSGPALVLAGTVSNSLAAETAYRLVKGYLGGDVPADNPEKTLTNTKPADSYAGTASLSGIVKSASLVAGGPTGAEGSGMSGVVNLLKVRDAQQVRLEVHIAEVSKTFMQALGFEWAGRIGNVSGGLMTGFVSNETINLLLKDNTSHSQRIKAENECDNGWIKILAEPTIVAMSGQEGYFLVGGKIYVPTITANGAVDYQERTYGVGLRFTPTVLDAGRISLKVAPEVSEPPTSAADGTGTLLAFKTSYASTTVQMNEGQNLVIGGLLKDKITETLKAVPLLGDIPLLGALFRHTKIESENTELLVVVRPTLVEASDTPPELPTDRFIPPTQKELFFDGKLQGSRSGQ, from the coding sequence ATGCAAATGAAATTAACATGTTTAAAGCGTTTCGCCTGCAAGACGGCTGCTCTTGCGGTGCTTGTTGGAGCCTTTCCCATGGCTGTGATCGCCGCTCCATCAACCTATCGTGTGTCTGAAGGTGAATCCAGGGTATACCGGATGGGTAGCCCCATCAAGCGCGTTGCTGTGGGGAATCCTGAGATTGCCGACTATATCATTCTTAACCCTACAGAGCTTTATTTGTTGGGCAAAAAAACGGGGGCCACTAATCTTATTGTCTGGGATCAAAACGGTAATTCTGCGTCTACGCCGCTGCAGGTTAGCAGGAATGTAGAACCTATAAAGGATCTGATCAGAACCGTTTTGCCGAATGAGACTGACATTCATATCTATTCTTCAGGGCCTGCATTGGTACTGGCAGGCACGGTGTCGAATTCCCTGGCTGCTGAAACCGCCTATCGTTTGGTAAAAGGGTATTTAGGGGGAGATGTGCCGGCGGATAACCCTGAAAAGACCCTAACCAATACCAAGCCCGCCGATAGCTATGCGGGAACTGCAAGCTTATCCGGTATTGTTAAAAGTGCTAGCCTTGTTGCTGGTGGGCCAACTGGTGCTGAGGGATCTGGAATGTCTGGTGTGGTCAATCTTCTCAAAGTTCGTGACGCACAGCAAGTTCGCCTTGAAGTACACATTGCAGAAGTTTCCAAAACTTTCATGCAGGCCTTAGGCTTCGAATGGGCGGGCCGTATAGGTAATGTTTCGGGGGGGCTTATGACTGGATTTGTCAGCAATGAGACTATCAATCTTCTGCTAAAGGACAACACTTCTCATTCACAGCGGATCAAAGCGGAAAACGAGTGTGATAATGGTTGGATTAAAATTTTGGCCGAGCCTACTATTGTAGCTATGAGTGGTCAGGAGGGCTATTTTCTTGTCGGCGGTAAAATCTATGTTCCTACTATAACCGCTAACGGGGCAGTTGACTACCAAGAACGTACGTATGGTGTTGGTTTGCGATTTACGCCCACCGTTTTGGATGCTGGTCGTATTTCGCTCAAGGTTGCACCGGAGGTTTCTGAGCCGCCAACGTCTGCGGCTGATGGAACTGGCACATTGCTGGCCTTTAAAACCAGCTATGCATCTACCACCGTTCAGATGAATGAAGGGCAAAACCTTGTTATTGGTGGTCTTTTGAAAGACAAAATCACAGAAACCTTAAAAGCCGTGCCTTTGCTGGGAGACATTCCTCTTCTTGGCGCTCTATTCCGGCACACCAAGATCGAATCTGAAAATACCGAACTTCTGGTTGTTGTTCGTCCTACTCTGGTTGAAGCCAGCGATACTCCACCAGAGCTTCCGACTGACAGGTTTATTCCGCCTACTCAAAAAGAGCTTTTCTTTGACGGAAAGCTGCAAGGTTCAAGGAGTGGACAATGA